One genomic window of Dermacentor andersoni chromosome 8, qqDerAnde1_hic_scaffold, whole genome shotgun sequence includes the following:
- the lic gene encoding dual specificity mitogen-activated protein kinase kinase 6 isoform X2 — MKRLAGKRTVGKIIMPEANQNLQQRVTPPRNLDSHARLIVEGQEVEVSTDDLQVIEELGRGAYGVVEKMVHVPSSTIMAVKRITFTECNQEQKRLLMDLDVSMRTSDYPNTVQFYGALFREGDVWICMEVMDTSLDKFYQKVFSKGKTVPESILGTIAFSVVSALHYLQSQLHVIHRDVKPSNILLNRRGEVKMCDFGISGYLVDSVAKTVNAGCKPYMAPERINPEHSDMGYDVKSDVWSLGITMIELSIGRFPYPSFRTPFEQLKHVVEDDPPRLPTGQFSPEYEDFIDACLQKHPTKRPTYPQLLNMPFLQHHSQGSEEISEFIAEILDGTEAAKKEPSPSD; from the exons ATGAAGCGATTAG CGGGAAAAAGGACGGTGGGGAAGATCATCATGCCAGAGGCAAACCAGAATCTTcaacagagagt CACCCCTCCGCGCAACCTGGACTCCCACGCGAGGCTCATTGTGGAAGGCCAGGAAGTCGAAGTCTCCACAGATGACCTCCAGGTCATTGAGGAGCTTGGCCGAGGCGCCTATGGCGTTGTCGAGAAGATGGTCCATGTACCCAGCAGCACCATCATGGCTGTCAAG AGGATAACCTTCACCGAGTGCAACCAGGAGCAGAAACGCTTGTTGATGGACCTTGACGTCTCCATGCGCACCAGTGACTACCCCAACACGGTGCAGTTCTATGGCGCACTCTTCCGAGAG GGGGACGTGTGGATCTGCATGGAAGTGATGGACACGTCGCTTGACAAGTTCTACCAGAAGGTGTTCAGCAAAGGGAAGACTGTCCCCGAGAGCATCTTGGGGACAATTGCCTTTTCG GTGGTCAGTGCCCTGCACTACCTCCAGAGCCAGTTGCACGTGATCCACCGAGACGTGAAGCCGTCCAACATCCTGTTGAACCGACGCGGAGAGGTGAAGATGTGCGACTTCGGCATCTCCGGCTACCTGGTCGACTCGGTGGCCAAGACAGTCAACGCTGGCTGCAAGCCATACATGGCA CCTGAACGGATCAACCCAGAGCACTCGGACATGGGCTACGACGTCAAGTCTGATGTTTGGAGCTTGGGCATTACCATG ATTGAACTGTCTATAGGCAGGTTCCCGTATCCCAGTTTCCGAACTCCGTTTGAGCAGCTCAAGCACGTGGTCGAGGATGACCCTCCCAGGCTGCCGACAGGGCAGTTCTCACCCGAGTACGAAGATTTCATTGACGCCTG CCTACAAAAGCACCCGACAAAGAGGCCGACTTACCCACAGCTACTCAACATGCCATTCCTTCAGCATCACTCTCAAGGCTCGGAGGAGATCTCCGAGTTCATTGCCGAGATCCTCGATGGCACAGAGGCCGCCAAGAAGGAGCCCTCACCGTCCGACTAG
- the lic gene encoding dual specificity mitogen-activated protein kinase kinase 6 isoform X1 yields the protein MRMRRLTKAGKRTVGKIIMPEANQNLQQRVTPPRNLDSHARLIVEGQEVEVSTDDLQVIEELGRGAYGVVEKMVHVPSSTIMAVKRITFTECNQEQKRLLMDLDVSMRTSDYPNTVQFYGALFREGDVWICMEVMDTSLDKFYQKVFSKGKTVPESILGTIAFSVVSALHYLQSQLHVIHRDVKPSNILLNRRGEVKMCDFGISGYLVDSVAKTVNAGCKPYMAPERINPEHSDMGYDVKSDVWSLGITMIELSIGRFPYPSFRTPFEQLKHVVEDDPPRLPTGQFSPEYEDFIDACLQKHPTKRPTYPQLLNMPFLQHHSQGSEEISEFIAEILDGTEAAKKEPSPSD from the exons CGGGAAAAAGGACGGTGGGGAAGATCATCATGCCAGAGGCAAACCAGAATCTTcaacagagagt CACCCCTCCGCGCAACCTGGACTCCCACGCGAGGCTCATTGTGGAAGGCCAGGAAGTCGAAGTCTCCACAGATGACCTCCAGGTCATTGAGGAGCTTGGCCGAGGCGCCTATGGCGTTGTCGAGAAGATGGTCCATGTACCCAGCAGCACCATCATGGCTGTCAAG AGGATAACCTTCACCGAGTGCAACCAGGAGCAGAAACGCTTGTTGATGGACCTTGACGTCTCCATGCGCACCAGTGACTACCCCAACACGGTGCAGTTCTATGGCGCACTCTTCCGAGAG GGGGACGTGTGGATCTGCATGGAAGTGATGGACACGTCGCTTGACAAGTTCTACCAGAAGGTGTTCAGCAAAGGGAAGACTGTCCCCGAGAGCATCTTGGGGACAATTGCCTTTTCG GTGGTCAGTGCCCTGCACTACCTCCAGAGCCAGTTGCACGTGATCCACCGAGACGTGAAGCCGTCCAACATCCTGTTGAACCGACGCGGAGAGGTGAAGATGTGCGACTTCGGCATCTCCGGCTACCTGGTCGACTCGGTGGCCAAGACAGTCAACGCTGGCTGCAAGCCATACATGGCA CCTGAACGGATCAACCCAGAGCACTCGGACATGGGCTACGACGTCAAGTCTGATGTTTGGAGCTTGGGCATTACCATG ATTGAACTGTCTATAGGCAGGTTCCCGTATCCCAGTTTCCGAACTCCGTTTGAGCAGCTCAAGCACGTGGTCGAGGATGACCCTCCCAGGCTGCCGACAGGGCAGTTCTCACCCGAGTACGAAGATTTCATTGACGCCTG CCTACAAAAGCACCCGACAAAGAGGCCGACTTACCCACAGCTACTCAACATGCCATTCCTTCAGCATCACTCTCAAGGCTCGGAGGAGATCTCCGAGTTCATTGCCGAGATCCTCGATGGCACAGAGGCCGCCAAGAAGGAGCCCTCACCGTCCGACTAG